The Gossypium hirsutum isolate 1008001.06 chromosome D02, Gossypium_hirsutum_v2.1, whole genome shotgun sequence region TGATCCTGAAGGTCGCTGGAAACGGATATTTCCTATGTCTTTCGTGTTCTGTATCAACATAGTGTTGGGAAATGTTAGCTTACGCTATATCCCGGTTTCTTTCATGCAGACTATCAAATCATTCACTCCTGCAACCACCGGTGAGATATATAGATTATACACTTTTGGGCACCTTACCTTGTTATTACTCGTGACTGCATATCATCATCATATCTGATCTTTGTACATTTTACCAGTTTTTCTGCAGTGGCTAGTTTGGAGAAAGTACTTTGACAGGCGAATTTGGGCCTCTTTGGTTCCTATTGTCGGAGGAATTCTGCTAACATCTGTTACAGAACTTAGTTTTAACATGCTTGGGTTTTGTGCTGCCTTATTTGGATGTTTAGCTACTTCTACAAAGACTATCCTTGCTGAATCTCTACTGCACGGATACAAGTTCGACAGGTAATTATGTTGTTCTCGTGATTGTTTTTTGTCCTTTTGATCATCTTTGATAGTTTCAAAAAGGCTATATTAAGAAAAACTAGGTTGAAGTTAAGTACAGATTCAATGTATAGAGCCTTGGAAATTCTTATAATGTTAACACATAAATTTAGATAACTCTGCATTTAACTGAGTGTTGTTTCGATATAATTTTATGATACTTCTCGGTCATCCTTTGGTCCACTGTTTGCATTTCACACAACCATGCCTATTTTCTCATTTAGTTATGCTGTTTTGGCTAACTAATAGAATGACTGGCATTACTTTGGCCATCATAACGTCTGATAGCCCGGATTTTCACTTATGGATGACACAACCCTTTGTCTCCCTTGATTGCAGTATAAACCCTTTGCATCTTTAAGAATCATAGGTACTCTTCTGTTATTTACTGCTGGAGAAGGTTTCGGTCGAATATATTAACTCATGTTTTCTGGCCTTGGTTTTTTGTTTACTCTTATAGCATAAACACGGTTTACTACATGGCACCTTTTGCAACCATGATCTTGGGAGTACCAGCACTGTTACTCGAAGGAAATGGGGTAATGGATTGGTTTCATGCTCACCCTGCCCCGTGGGCATCCCTCATCATTATTTTCAGCTCAGGAGTGCTGGCTTTCTGTCTTAACTTCTCCATTTTTTATGTGATTCACTCAACTACTGCTGTCACGTTTAACGTCGCCGGAAACCTCAAGGTGAGATTTGTAGAGTGAAAATAGATCCATCTTGTGTTCTGGTTCTGTTATATTACTCATTACTCTCACTCTATCTTTCGAGCCCATTTGTGATTGTCCTATACCAAACTTTATGCAAAATTCATTGTCTGATCGATGCATATATCATTCAGTATCTGGAAAATCTTGTTTTGTATTATATAGTTGCAGACCTCTGGCATCTCAAAGATTTCCGGTTTATCATTTCGAATTCAGCATTCAACATTCTAATGTTTTTCATATACAGGTAGCAGTTGCCGTGTTGATTTCATGGCTGATATTCCGGAACCCTATCTCGGGTCTTAATGCTGTTGGCTGTGGTATCACACTGTTGGGATGTACATTTTACGGATACGTGCGACATATGCTCTCTCAACAGACTCCAGGAACACCCCGGACACCTCGGACACCTAGGAAGAAGATGGAACTACTTCCCCTTGTAAATAATGAAAAGTTAGATGACAAGGTTTGATTATGTATGTTATGACATGGGGTTGTTGGGTTTTGGAGAAAGGGATAAAAAAATTATGGCATAGTTTGCAGAGGATGCTCTGAGTCACCATGTGAGGATTTACATTAGATTCTGATTTCTATAGTTGGAAAATTTTTAACATAGTTTTCATCTCAATGAACTGAAAATAGTTTTCATCTCAATGAACTGAAAATCATTAAGTTTCATAGATCTCTTTATTTGATTCCTTGCAAGTTTTTTGGATTTTACTCAATAtataatatgtgtatatatatatatatttactgttAAAGTTGAGTTCTAGGTTGATTTTAATACTTGACTTCGAAGGGTTTTCAAgtttaattcaaatttattattttgttaaattttattttaattattatttaaaaaataatttcaaactaaacaaaaataataaagtatgcgaattaaattaatttttgtaataaataagcttaatcaaatcaacttgttcagtttaatttgtattttaatcAAATTCGTTACTAAGATTTAGGGTTGAGtcttattaattaaattacatttaattattttttaaaattttaataaaatttgtaacaTTTCATAATGATATAGTtgctaaattaaaactttaaacttaaaaatataataattaatattagactgaatttaaataattgtgaacgaaaaaataaacaatattttgattttttaaaatataaatataaatattataacagTAGATTGTgtgaaattctatttttatatataattaacttaattttaattattagtgaatgtaaattattaattttttatagtgtgaaaatatttaaaacttaaatcattctaatatatatattataccatAGGAGGAAAAGTTGGTGTATTAACGTGagtaattagtttaatatttggtATATATCTACACTCTATATAAAATGgttgattgagttagtgtcatgAGTCGACTCGATATCAATtcaattgtaaaattactaatatactctttattttaaaaggtaatttcgcatacttttatataatattcgaataaaataattgaaaaacatCATTTGAGAATCAAACACAAGACCaacaaatttatatgaaaatcttaGATGGAATCTAAATtactatttaataattaaaaaatatttcattaaattgatttttttaatgtatcTTCCAAACAGAATCACTCAAAATTTTATCACATTTGATCATTTCAATTagaaatgtgatattatatatttcatGTCACAAATAGCataaaattcattacaataaataagaAATCAACCAATTATAAATCGTGAACAAGTTAGGAATAGTAAGCATAAGCAACAAATCATATTTTATTGAGCAAACGTTGTGTGAGACTAAGCCAAGAGCCAAAAGTTGTTGAGCCACCTGGTGGTGATAAGGTAGCCACCGAGGCCATTGCTCTGCCTCCTAACCCCAATGGTAAGGCAATGTCGATCTATAGTTTTGATACATTGCTCAACAAACTCATCATTCTGCCTGCTCCCGCCTAGACTGCAAACCCAACCATGAAAGATGAGAGTGAGATGGAGAAATGTGTATTTTTCAAAACAGGGGTTTATAAAGACCCACCACAAGGTTAACAATGGAGATTGCCTTCTCTGACCCACTACCAACACTGAAACCCCTAGCTTTTTCACTTGGCTCTTCACTGTCCACAGCTTCGGCCCTTGGATTATCAATGCTTCTACTTCTACCTGTTTTTCATTCGTATTGATTTCCCATGGAAAATCCAATCAATCTTCACcgaatactataaaaataaataaattttagactTGCTCTGCTCCAAATAAAGCTGGTCTTTTTTGAACAATGGAGACAGGGGTGGGGTTTGTTTTTCTCAAGGCtggtatataaaaatatatatcgttaatgtttttaaagaataaaatatatttaatataatgaaacaatacattttcttcatataattctatatttattattttatccaaaaaattattaattaaaaacaagaattataaataaataaacgtgtagtctaattattaaaaaaaaaatcaaactagaGTGGAGTGGAGTGGAGTGGAATGGAGCGAAATAAAGATGGATGCGTTGTTGATAGTGGTTTTTAAGGATGGATATACCTATAGTTGAGCAAAGTATGGCAATACAAAGTATTCCACtgtgggaaaatggtaaatttagtaATATCCACTTGCTTCATTTCATTGCGACCCTATTGTCTCCCTTAACGAGAAGAGAAGAGGGATGCACCCCCTTttctaaaatgaaaagaaatgaagcAAAACAACCCAAGAAGTGAGAAAAGTTTGAGGTACCTCGGGTTTACAAGCTTTGCAGAGTGAGCCAAGAGAGTTGGCAAGATAAGTAAAAGAAGAAGGGGAGTGTGAACAGTTGGGGGTTGGAGGGATAACATGAAGCAAAGTAAGCAAATCACCCTTGTTAGCTACATGAGTGAGTGCCCACATCATTGCATGCCTAGAATGTGAGCTTTTGTCCACTAAAACCATCACTCTCTTCCTTAAAACCAACCCATCATCACCACTACCAGCACCACCATTGCCGTACATGTCAAGACCTTCCATTTGATGAGCTTTTAAGCTTGTCTCACACCCACCACAAATATTGTTCTTGTTGTTCACTCCCCAACGCAAGGATTTAGATTTCCAACCTTGTTTGCCACTTAGCTGCCTAAAAAATGAAGACGAACTTGCCATCTTCCTCTCACTTCAAACACCTTAAATTGGGTGGCAAATACTGGAGACAAAAGATAATGACTAGTGATTACAAATAACAGGTCATTTCTAAGTTATAGGTGAAGTTGGGGGCCTTTAATATTGAGAGAAGATTGTTAGAGTATTTATTTATGCGCTTACTGAATTGTCATTGGCACAATTATTATTATTGCAATGAGAAATATGTAAacgtaattttctaaaattttagggTGCCTTTGTTTGGCTTAAAAtgttttccgaaaaatattttccgAAATTTTCGGTGTTTGTTTTGTGTAAAATGAATTCCCATAggaaaacattttacaaacaCGGGTAAAATCAAAAGCAAATTTTGGAAATTGTCTTACCGATTTCTaatccgtaagacattttccctctTCTCTTCTAAGTAGTTGTTCTCCCTCTTCCTCCGACTCCTCATCTCCGTTCGTTGGCCTCACCGCACCATCTTTGCATCGTCGTCTCTGTCGGTCGACCGTCGGCCTTGCCTCTGTATTCTGAAGAAACCCTAAAACATTAGGGTCCACAGTCGAGAAAAATTCATCTCTGATCTCCTCGAGGTATCTGCATATTTCTCTAATGTCTCATCTCTGATCGATTACTCTTAtgttttccttccttttctcTCTAATTATTGTTTCATgtaatacaaaattttttttaaataataaaaaagaaaaatcgaAGCCCTTCGTTTTTCAACTTTGTCTTACCCGATCAATTTGAGCTACAGTTTTGTGTTATGATGTGGATATTGAGTGTTGGGTTTAAATGATTGCTTGATCTTAGCTTGGACTCACACTAACTTTAGACTCAACTGTTAGTATTTTCTGGTTTACTGGTTTCAGGTAAAGCATGGTTGTCTAGTAAACAAGAATTATGATGCTTATAGGTATATTTAACTTGTGCATCAGTAACTGTAACTTCTACAGAGTTCTTGCCTTCACCTTGACTGAGTAGCTACAATGGAATCTAAAAATCAGTATAGGTATTGTGCTCCCAGGATTCTGGTTTGCTAGTAGTCCTTTTTTATCCATTAACTCCAAAATTCTAGTGATATGTTCTTGATTTTCCACAAAGTTAGCATATTTCTGGTTGTTAGATTCCTTAAGTGTGTCCAGTTGAATCTAGAATGGGTATTGAGTCTAGTTCCTTCTGCCATTTCTTTGTATTTCTTGTGCTTTTCCAGCTTCTATGGCTGAATCTTGACTAGCTCTAAAACCAAATTTTTACTTAATCAAGAATTGAGAAGAGAGGCCAGAGAAGAAAAAGGAATTTGAGTCTGTTCAGTCATAATCTCTTAATACAGaaactatacatatataatatctaACAATAATTCCTTGCTAATAGTTGCCTGATTTCTGATTTTGCTTGATGAGCTTGCCTGCACAATTTTGCCACAGGTATTTGACCTTGTTGAGTTGGCATTTGTTGCAAGGTTAATAGTGTGCTTCAGAAATTGTCCTTCAATGCTATGTTTATACATTAGGGATCTGCTAGTTTTTCTATGTACGTCCTCTGTCCTAGCAATAGAATTG contains the following coding sequences:
- the LOC107910388 gene encoding UDP-galactose transporter 1, translating into MEEGRFLQWGVFRSLLAILQWWGFNVTVIIMNKWIFQKLDFKFPLSVSCVHFICSSIGAYLVIKVLKLKPLIAVDPEGRWKRIFPMSFVFCINIVLGNVSLRYIPVSFMQTIKSFTPATTVFLQWLVWRKYFDRRIWASLVPIVGGILLTSVTELSFNMLGFCAALFGCLATSTKTILAESLLHGYKFDSINTVYYMAPFATMILGVPALLLEGNGVMDWFHAHPAPWASLIIIFSSGVLAFCLNFSIFYVIHSTTAVTFNVAGNLKVAVAVLISWLIFRNPISGLNAVGCGITLLGCTFYGYVRHMLSQQTPGTPRTPRTPRKKMELLPLVNNEKLDDKV
- the LOC121214621 gene encoding uncharacterized protein translates to MASSSSFFRQLSGKQGWKSKSLRWGVNNKNNICGGCETSLKAHQMEGLDMYGNGGAGSGDDGLVLRKRVMVLVDKSSHSRHAMMWALTHVANKGDLLTLLHVIPPTPNCSHSPSSFTYLANSLGSLCKACKPEVEVEALIIQGPKLWTVKSQVKKLGVSVLVVGQRRQSPLLTLCLGGSRQNDEFVEQCIKTIDRHCLTIGVRRQSNGLGGYLITTRWLNNFWLLA